The following proteins are encoded in a genomic region of Thiomicrospira sp. R3:
- a CDS encoding class I SAM-dependent methyltransferase — translation MWNEKYNRDDFLYGTEPNDFLRVASLILPENARLLSLAEGEGRNACYLAQQGHQVTAVDASDIGLEKTNILAEIKCVKITTELADLSTFDLGVEQWDGIIAIFCHLPPELRTNLAKRIIKALKPGGFYISEVYAKNQLQHNTGGPKDRNLLVDLSEIQQDMPQLNWVHAKQLERDIVEGTGHTGIGWVSQVIGQKPA, via the coding sequence ATGTGGAATGAAAAATATAATCGAGATGACTTTTTATATGGCACTGAACCAAACGACTTTTTAAGAGTAGCCAGCCTTATACTTCCAGAAAACGCCCGTCTTTTGAGCCTCGCAGAAGGTGAAGGACGAAATGCCTGCTATTTAGCTCAACAAGGTCATCAAGTCACCGCTGTTGACGCCTCAGATATTGGTTTAGAAAAAACCAATATCTTGGCAGAGATCAAATGCGTGAAGATTACAACAGAATTGGCGGATCTAAGCACATTCGACTTAGGAGTTGAACAATGGGATGGAATTATCGCTATTTTCTGTCACCTCCCTCCAGAACTCAGAACCAACCTCGCGAAAAGAATCATCAAAGCACTCAAGCCTGGTGGTTTTTATATTTCAGAGGTCTATGCTAAAAACCAGCTGCAACACAATACCGGCGGCCCAAAAGACCGCAATCTTCTGGTTGACTTAAGCGAAATACAACAAGACATGCCGCAGTTAAACTGGGTTCATGCTAAACAATTAGAACGAGATATAGTAGAAGGTACAGGTCACACAGGCATAGGCTGGGTAAGCCAAGTTATCGGCCAAAAACCCGCTTAA